The stretch of DNA AAGAAGACTTGTAGATGGCACGGGATCTGACCGTCGTGGTTATTTTGGCCAGATGTTACTTGTAGTTGTAGTTCACACGCTTGATGTGACTGTTGGACCTCCTTTGACAGCTGAAGCAAGCAAAGTCACACGTACAGTGATGATGAGCGTGAGAAATTTTCGGTTTTAATTTCATATTAGGTTCGCAAGACAACAAAGTTGCCAATTTTCATGTAGGTTTATAAAACCGACCCCGATCAGCAGCTTATTGCCGGAGCAGCAGGTCTTTAATTAGTCTGATAAACTCGTCGCGAGAGCTAGCTGTGGTTATGGCGTCGCTGAGGCCATCATCACCCCATGaacccctcctcctccttgggCACCAATCCTCCATTCTTCTTGGCCACAGGCCAGGTCTGCTGTTCCTGCCAACACGAACGCGACGGGCCGTTCTTGCTGcccgtagcagcagcagcagcgttaGGAGAGGGGAGAAGCCGGTGGAGGACAGGATCAGGGAGCAGCTCCTGAacgccgggccgccgccgccgccgtcgtcgtacGACACGGCGTGGGTCGCCATGGTGCCGGCGCCGGGGTCCCCTCAGGCGTCGCGCTTCCCGCAGTGCGTGGACTGGATCCTGCGGAACCAGCGCGGCGACGGCTCGTGGGGGCCGGCGCCGGGCAGCGGCGACCCGTGGTCGCTACTCGTCAAGGACGCGCTCTCGTCGACGATGGCGTGCGTCCTCGCGCTCCGGACGTGGGGCGTCGGCGACGAGCACGTCGGCAAAGGTTCGTCGCGTCCATTCCTGCTGCCGGCCATCGTCGGTGGTGTTCGGCTTAATCGCGTCGTTCTCATGTCATGCCCCGGATGCCTTGACACGCAGGGCTCCGCTTCATCGGGCACAACGCGTCCTTCGTGACGGACGACAGAAGCGACACTCCGGCAGGGTTCAACGTCATCTTCCCCGGCATGCTCGCGCACGGCATCGGCATGGGGCTGGAGATCCCACTGGCCCCTGCCGACGTCGACGCCATCCTCCGGCTGCGTGACACGGAGCTGAAAAGGTTTGTCGATCTCACGCACCGTGTTGCATGCATGTGATTCCGTTCGTTTATTCTGAATGCTCATTTGCCCATTTATATATCGATCTCGGTCAACAGCATGGGTTCTTCTGGAAGTAGAGCTTTCATGGCCTACGTAGCAGAAGGCTTGGGGAACCTGCTAGACTGGGACCAGGCGATGGAGTACCAGAGGAAGAACGGATCGTTGTTCAACTCACCGGCAACAACGGCCGCAGCTGCGATCCACAACTACAACGGGAGAGCACTCGACTACCTGGATTCCCTCATCAGCAGGTTCGGCAGCTCAGGTGTGGAGTGCAGAACGTGTACTATACTCCCATCCAAGAAATCAAAGGATGGCAAAATTAAGGACAGTACAGGTCGAGCTAGGTTTCTAACATGTGCTAATGGCCATTTGCAGTGCCGACTGTGTATCCGCGGAACGCGTACTCCCGGCTTCGCATGGTGGACACGTTGGAAAAGATGGGGATCTCTCTGGGATTTTCCGGTGAAATAGACAGCATACTTGACACGATATACAGGTAGAAATTACTAGTTTGTGTGATGACGAAACCTGCTCAGCTTCTGTTTGCTACTTGCTTATTATATAAATCTTGGCTGCAATCCAAAACTTGCAGCTCCTGGCTGGCCAAGGATGAGGAGATAACGCAGGACATGGCGACGTGCGCAATGGCGTTCCGCCTCCTGCGTTTGCACGGATACGATGTTGCGTCTGGTAAGCGAGGCAGATCAAAAGTTCCAGTGTTTTGCTTGGTCTTTGGTGACACTTGGAGCATTTTCACTTACCAGCCTGAAAAGTGTTGTGATGCAGATGGGTTGGCCCAATTCAGCGAAGAATCCAGCTTCTACGATTCCGTCCAAGGGTATCTAAATGATAGTGAAGCATTACAAGAACTGTACAAAGCATCACATGTTCAGATCTTTGAGGAGGAGCCGGTCCTGGAAAGCATTGGCTCTTGGTCAGCTAAACTTCTGAAGGAACAGCTGTGTTCCAACAAGATATCGAGATCTGTAGACCCCGGAGAGGTAGTTTCCACCGTTATACAAAACATAATGCCTTTTGTTTTTAATCAATAATTGACAGTGCATTTCATGTGCATATTATTCCTTTTCCTTGCAGGTGGAACATGTGCTCAAATTTCCCTCCTACGGCACCGTAGACCGACTGGAGCACAGGAGGAACATTGAACAGTCTAAGATAGGGGGCTTCCAGATGCTAAAATCAGCATACCGGTGAGGTCCTTGAGTCGCTAGAGATGCTGCATATTCTGGCTTTTCAGTAGATCTACCAAAATTCTGAACTTTTTGATCCGTCCGATCAGCGCTTGTCAGATAGACGAAGGAATGGTCGCGCTGGCAGCTGATGGGTTCCATTCCTGTCAGGCTTTGTACCAACAAGAGCTTCAGAGCCTCAATAGGTCCATAACATATCATTGATTCAAGACTAAGAAAACTCCATTCTATTTCCTGGAACAGAACTAaaactcctctctctctctaacgTCTGAACAGCTGGGTGAAAGTGATGAGACTGGACGAGCTGGAGTTTGCAAGACTGATGCCGCTGGTCTGCCTGTTGCCACCTGCTTCCACCATGTTCCCCTCTGAGCTATCCGAGGCTCGCCTTGCCTATGCCATGGAACTCATCCTGGTGACCATAGTCGATGACCTGTTCGACGTCGGGGGATCAAAGGAAGAGATGGAGAACCTCGTCACGCTCATCGAAAAGTACTGAAACTCACACGCACCTTAAATCATACCTTGCACTAGCTTGATGCACCACTTCTTGCGAGAACATCGATATATTTATACTTTAAACGTTTTGCGAGAACATGGTGTGGTTGCTACTGCATGTAATGCATATAATAATATTGTTCTGATCCCCTCTCGACGAGGAATGTGAAGTCGGAAAACCTTTTCGATTGTCTAAAAAACCAAATCTGTGGTTGCAGGTGGGACGCGCACGAAGAAGTTGACTTCTGCTCCGAGACCGTGGAGATTGTTTTCCGCGCCGTCTACCACACCAGCAACCTGCTCGGAGCTAAGGCCGCGGCAGTGCAGAACCGCAGCGTCATCCACCACATTGCCGAGCTCGTAAGTCTCTTTCGATCGAGATCGCTTCAGCTAGCTAGTGAGCTATCCATGGTCGATCGACCAAGCTGATGCATGATGCTTGCAGTGGGCAGACCTGGCGAGAGCCATGATGGCCGAGGCGGAGTGGACGCTGAGAGGGCACGTGCCATCTTTGGAGGAGTACATGGCGGTCACGGTGCCGTCGTTCGGGCTGGGCCCGATCGCCCTCACGTCGCTCTACCTCATCGGGCCGGAGCTCACCGAGGAGATGGTCCGGAGCCGGGAGTACGGCGAGATGTTGCGGCGCGTCGCCACCTGCGCCCGCCTCCTGAACGACCTCCGGACGTACGAGCGGGAGGAGGAGCAAGGGAAGGCGACCAGCGTCCTGCTGCGGGCTCGTCGCCACGGCGGCTCCGTCGAGGCGGCCAGGGCGGAGGTGAGGAGCGCCGTCGCGGCGTCCAGGAGCGAGCTGATGAGGCTGGTGGTCAGGGACAGCGGCGCTGTGCCGCGGGCGGTGCGGCAGGAGTTCTGGAACATTTGCAAGGTCGCCCACCTGATGTACAGGGAGGAGGACGGCTTTGCGTCGACCAGGGAGACGATGCGCGCGGCCAACGCGGTGGTGCACGAGCCGCTGGCCTGGCGGCTGGGAGGGAAGATCGAATCCCCGGCGGAAAGCGTTAACCTCTCGTAGTCCTAGGTCAAGCGTGTTTGTTGGGGATTAGATTTATGCCTGAATTCAGGGGCCAAGATTTTTGTGGCTTAGATATTGCCGCGAACAAGCGTTGCAAGTTTCTCCACCGAGTCCTGCACCATGTGATTTTATATAAATCCATTCTATTTGATCACTTAATATTATGAAAAAGCTAAGGTCAGATTAATTCCTCTTACTATCTGATGCTATATATGGCGTGTACAATCTTCAATTTGCCGTATGTGTTAGCTTTAGTTCCACATCGAAAATTGATAGTGGGTTGAGTTAAACCTGATACCTTGGTTGTTGTGGGCTCCGGTTGGACTCTTGGGGTCTGGCAGGGTGCCGGCTCGTGGGTATAGCGAGCCGGATCGGTTTTCGCTGCGCACTCTAACGAGTAATATCAAGACTCTTGGTTAGATTGGATCTAGGGTTAATAGTAGGGAGATCAGACATAGTAGCTGTTAAAGACGATGCGATCAGGGCAGTGGCTTCGGCTCGAGGGGGGAGACAATTGTAGAGCACGTAAATTCTGCAAGTAGGTTTGACTCGTGGCAGCTAGTCAACATAGCTCGTGATTTATTCGTAACGGACAGCGGCATGGTACGTGTCCGATCCTTGTGCGTGGCTGCGATCAGGGAGGAGTCCAACTCGGATATGGCTAGAGACAGTCTCGGAAACTTGATATAAAAGAAGCCATAGGGAGATTAATTAGACTGAAGACCGGGAGAGGTAGGCAGCACGCATGGGCTCATCTCAtggaggcagagcagggcgtGCACAAGGCTTTTCGGTGGCAGTGTGTGCTTGGGTGTTTGGTGATCGGTACGAGGTAACTCAGTGCGCCAGTCAGGGAAATAGCATCTCAGCAGTTAATCAGAGGGCGGCT from Panicum hallii strain FIL2 chromosome 3, PHallii_v3.1, whole genome shotgun sequence encodes:
- the LOC112887158 gene encoding ent-kaur-16-ene synthase, chloroplastic-like, whose protein sequence is MASLRPSSPHEPLLLLGHQSSILLGHRPGLLFLPTRTRRAVLAARSSSSSVRRGEKPVEDRIREQLLNAGPPPPPSSYDTAWVAMVPAPGSPQASRFPQCVDWILRNQRGDGSWGPAPGSGDPWSLLVKDALSSTMACVLALRTWGVGDEHVGKGLRFIGHNASFVTDDRSDTPAGFNVIFPGMLAHGIGMGLEIPLAPADVDAILRLRDTELKSMGSSGSRAFMAYVAEGLGNLLDWDQAMEYQRKNGSLFNSPATTAAAAIHNYNGRALDYLDSLISRFGSSVPTVYPRNAYSRLRMVDTLEKMGISLGFSGEIDSILDTIYSSWLAKDEEITQDMATCAMAFRLLRLHGYDVASDGLAQFSEESSFYDSVQGYLNDSEALQELYKASHVQIFEEEPVLESIGSWSAKLLKEQLCSNKISRSVDPGEVEHVLKFPSYGTVDRLEHRRNIEQSKIGGFQMLKSAYRACQIDEGMVALAADGFHSCQALYQQELQSLNSWVKVMRLDELEFARLMPLVCLLPPASTMFPSELSEARLAYAMELILVTIVDDLFDVGGSKEEMENLVTLIEKWDAHEEVDFCSETVEIVFRAVYHTSNLLGAKAAAVQNRSVIHHIAELWADLARAMMAEAEWTLRGHVPSLEEYMAVTVPSFGLGPIALTSLYLIGPELTEEMVRSREYGEMLRRVATCARLLNDLRTYEREEEQGKATSVLLRARRHGGSVEAARAEVRSAVAASRSELMRLVVRDSGAVPRAVRQEFWNICKVAHLMYREEDGFASTRETMRAANAVVHEPLAWRLGGKIESPAESVNLS